The Dethiosulfovibrio peptidovorans DSM 11002 genome has a window encoding:
- a CDS encoding TRAP transporter large permease, producing the protein MLITLVGVMTALLLLGFPMMVPLMAGALVTLIFYFPNLDPTMLMQQVVGGIQSMSLIAVPMFIFAADIMTAGEVADRLLHFVVRFIGHKRGGLPIATAGACTLFGAVSGSTQATVVAIGGPMRPMLMDAGYSSSFSTALIINSAEIALLIPPSIYMIVYGVVGGASVGELFIAGVGPGLLIFLFFSLYCWFVSDPHNIATKATWKERMTALKEALLSFTFPLIIFGGIYSGVFSPTEAAAVSVLYAFLLERFVYKSITFKDIPKLALRTGVVTAIVFILIAVGQAFSWTISFARIPNIILPALLGVDPTQLRILTVLSIAYFLGCMFVDPVVVIMILTPIFRGPVAASGLDNVLVGTIVTLQAAIGSSTPPFGCNIFTAIPIFRQKYLDVVKGVPPFIIMMVIISALLVMFPQIALFLRDLAISR; encoded by the coding sequence ATGTTGATAACCCTTGTAGGCGTCATGACGGCTTTGCTGCTTCTCGGATTCCCGATGATGGTTCCTCTCATGGCGGGGGCCTTAGTGACTTTGATCTTCTACTTTCCCAACCTCGATCCTACCATGCTGATGCAACAGGTCGTCGGGGGGATACAGTCCATGTCGCTTATAGCTGTACCTATGTTCATCTTCGCCGCAGATATAATGACCGCCGGCGAGGTAGCGGACAGATTGCTTCACTTCGTCGTCAGGTTCATAGGTCATAAAAGAGGAGGACTTCCCATAGCCACAGCTGGCGCCTGCACCCTGTTCGGAGCGGTATCGGGCTCCACCCAGGCCACGGTGGTCGCCATAGGAGGCCCGATGAGGCCGATGCTGATGGACGCGGGATACTCATCCTCTTTCTCCACGGCACTGATAATCAACTCCGCCGAGATCGCACTGCTGATACCGCCAAGCATATATATGATCGTCTACGGCGTCGTCGGCGGAGCCTCGGTTGGAGAACTGTTCATCGCCGGAGTCGGTCCCGGACTTTTGATCTTCCTGTTCTTTTCCCTCTACTGCTGGTTCGTATCGGATCCCCACAATATCGCGACCAAGGCGACGTGGAAAGAACGGATGACCGCGCTGAAAGAGGCGCTTTTGAGCTTCACCTTCCCTCTCATAATATTCGGAGGAATCTACTCGGGAGTATTCAGCCCTACGGAGGCGGCAGCCGTCTCGGTTCTATACGCTTTCCTTCTGGAGCGATTCGTGTATAAATCCATAACATTTAAGGACATTCCCAAACTAGCTCTCCGAACCGGGGTGGTCACAGCAATTGTATTCATTTTGATAGCCGTGGGACAGGCCTTTTCCTGGACGATCTCTTTCGCCAGGATACCGAATATAATTCTTCCGGCCCTGCTCGGGGTCGATCCAACTCAGCTTCGCATCCTTACGGTTTTATCCATCGCCTACTTCCTGGGATGCATGTTCGTGGATCCGGTGGTGGTAATAATGATCCTGACCCCCATATTCAGAGGACCTGTAGCGGCTTCCGGGCTAGACAACGTCCTAGTGGGAACGATAGTGACCCTTCAGGCCGCGATCGGATCTTCTACACCACCGTTCGGGTGCAACATATTCACAGCGATTCCGATATTCCGTCAGAAATATCTGGACGTGGTGAAGGGAGTTCCTCCCTTCATAATAATGATGGTCATAATCTCGGCACTTCTCGTCATGTTCCCGCAGATTGCCCTCTTCCTTAGGGACCTGGCGATATCGAGGTAA
- a CDS encoding formate--tetrahydrofolate ligase — translation MAFLSDIEIAQQAKMKPITEVAAQLGIEEDDLEHYGKYKAKVSYDLWNRIKDDEDGKLILVTAITPTPAGEGKTTTSVGLAQALAKLGKKTTLALREPSLGPVFGVKGGAAGGGYSQVVPMEDINIHFTGDLHAITSAHNLLAAMLDNSIQQGNELNIDPRRIVLKRVLDMNDRALRHTVIGLGGKPHGMPREDGFDITVASEVMAILCLASGISDLKERLAKIIVAYDYEGKAVTAGDLRAQGAMAMLLKDALKPNLVQTLEHVPAFIHGGPFANIAHGCNSVMATKYGLKLADYFVTEAGFAADLGAEKFLDIKCRLAGLKPNAVVIVATVRALKMHGGVSKDKLGEVNMDALAAGIPNLEKHIENMKNFGLPVVVAINAFPTDTPEELKLVEEKCAALGAPVALSEIWAKGGEGGIDLAEKVIAACDEKNDFHFLYDEKLSPKEKITKIATEIYGADGVSFTDKAEKDLKAIHDLGLDDLLICMAKTQASISDDPAKKGRPTGFTVTVREVRASAGAGFIVAITGSIMTMPGLPKKPAALAIDVDENGRISGLF, via the coding sequence AAATACAAGGCCAAGGTGTCCTACGATCTGTGGAACCGCATCAAGGATGACGAGGACGGTAAGCTTATCCTGGTGACGGCCATTACCCCCACCCCGGCGGGAGAGGGAAAGACCACCACGTCGGTAGGTCTAGCCCAGGCCCTGGCCAAGCTGGGAAAGAAGACCACCCTGGCCCTCAGAGAGCCATCTCTTGGCCCGGTTTTCGGAGTCAAGGGCGGAGCCGCCGGAGGTGGTTACAGCCAGGTCGTGCCTATGGAGGACATCAACATCCACTTCACCGGAGACCTCCACGCCATAACCTCGGCCCACAACCTCCTCGCCGCGATGCTGGACAACTCGATACAGCAGGGCAACGAGCTGAACATCGATCCCCGCAGGATCGTCTTGAAGAGGGTTCTGGACATGAACGACAGGGCCCTGAGACATACAGTCATAGGCCTAGGAGGCAAGCCCCACGGCATGCCCAGAGAGGACGGCTTCGACATAACGGTGGCTTCGGAGGTGATGGCCATTCTCTGTCTCGCCTCGGGGATCTCGGATCTCAAGGAGAGGCTCGCCAAGATCATCGTCGCCTACGACTACGAAGGCAAGGCTGTGACGGCAGGTGACCTGAGGGCCCAGGGAGCCATGGCGATGCTGCTGAAAGACGCCCTCAAACCCAACCTGGTGCAGACATTGGAGCACGTTCCGGCCTTCATACACGGCGGTCCCTTCGCCAACATAGCCCACGGCTGCAACAGCGTCATGGCCACTAAGTACGGCCTAAAACTGGCGGATTATTTCGTGACCGAGGCGGGCTTCGCCGCCGACCTGGGCGCGGAGAAGTTCCTGGACATCAAGTGCCGTCTGGCCGGTCTGAAGCCGAACGCGGTGGTGATAGTGGCCACGGTGAGGGCCCTCAAGATGCACGGGGGAGTTTCCAAGGACAAGCTGGGCGAGGTTAATATGGACGCTCTCGCCGCCGGCATTCCCAACCTGGAGAAACACATAGAGAACATGAAGAACTTCGGGCTTCCCGTGGTGGTGGCGATCAACGCCTTCCCCACCGACACTCCCGAGGAGCTCAAGCTGGTCGAGGAGAAATGCGCAGCCCTCGGCGCCCCGGTGGCCCTGTCAGAAATATGGGCAAAGGGAGGCGAGGGAGGAATCGACCTGGCCGAGAAGGTCATAGCCGCCTGTGACGAGAAGAACGATTTCCACTTCCTCTACGACGAGAAGTTGAGTCCCAAGGAGAAGATCACCAAGATAGCCACGGAGATCTACGGAGCCGACGGAGTCAGCTTCACCGACAAGGCGGAGAAGGACCTAAAGGCTATTCACGATCTCGGTCTGGACGATCTTCTGATCTGCATGGCCAAGACCCAGGCCTCCATCTCCGACGACCCGGCAAAGAAGGGCCGACCCACCGGCTTCACCGTAACGGTCAGGGAGGTAAGGGCCTCCGCCGGAGCCGGATTCATAGTGGCCATAACCGGCTCTATAATGACCATGCCGGGACTGCCCAAGAAACCAGCCGCTCTGGCAATAGACGTCGACGAAAACGGAAGAATCTCCGGATTGTTCTAG
- a CDS encoding M20 family metallopeptidase — protein sequence MKRHELVPDKEIVQILQNLVRIRTTLPRGDERDCANYIASLFPEDRVKIKLLEHGGNRASLKISIPGDSEEKNLAFVGHMDTIDVDNPDSWTRSPFGAEHEDGKIYGKGTINAKGGLASIIAAGLAMVRSGINPPYPVHLCLSADEELNGIGAGALLKSGLMDEMDELVVVEPTSMSIALAEKGALWLEISVEGKECHSATPEKGVNAVTNFMKLASSLNQSLIKEPSHRLLGRNSCTVTKIEGGSNLNVVPGKARGVLDIRLLPSIDSEDIAKKAREIADEMESQTDSLKIEMREVNSQPPVGMHHSAPMVVNFKNICTSLNLPSEEIGIHPFTDASRLVPTLGIPFVIFGPGDHNRSYTVDEWISVEEVCTAAEVLLRYAMGNNGKS from the coding sequence GTGAAAAGACACGAACTAGTTCCGGATAAAGAAATCGTTCAAATACTGCAAAATCTCGTCAGGATAAGGACCACCCTTCCCAGAGGAGACGAGAGGGACTGCGCAAATTATATTGCCTCCCTGTTTCCCGAGGATAGAGTCAAAATAAAACTACTGGAACACGGGGGCAATAGGGCTTCTTTGAAGATCTCCATACCGGGAGATTCAGAGGAGAAGAACCTGGCCTTCGTGGGACACATGGACACCATCGACGTGGACAATCCCGACTCCTGGACCAGATCACCCTTCGGGGCCGAACACGAAGACGGAAAGATTTACGGAAAGGGAACCATCAACGCCAAAGGTGGATTGGCATCGATCATAGCCGCAGGTCTGGCAATGGTAAGGTCCGGCATCAATCCGCCCTATCCCGTCCACCTTTGCCTATCCGCCGACGAGGAGCTGAACGGCATAGGAGCTGGCGCTCTTCTTAAAAGCGGACTTATGGATGAGATGGACGAACTCGTGGTGGTCGAACCTACATCTATGTCTATAGCGTTGGCCGAAAAAGGAGCCCTTTGGCTAGAGATATCGGTAGAGGGGAAAGAATGTCACAGTGCCACACCGGAAAAAGGAGTGAACGCCGTCACGAACTTCATGAAACTCGCATCCAGTCTAAACCAGAGTCTGATCAAAGAGCCATCTCACAGACTTCTGGGAAGAAACAGCTGCACCGTCACCAAGATCGAAGGAGGCTCTAATCTCAACGTGGTCCCAGGCAAAGCCAGAGGGGTTCTGGATATAAGGCTTCTGCCCTCGATCGATTCGGAAGATATAGCGAAAAAAGCGAGAGAAATAGCGGACGAGATGGAATCTCAGACCGATTCACTCAAAATCGAGATGAGAGAAGTCAACTCACAGCCTCCGGTGGGAATGCATCACAGTGCTCCAATGGTGGTTAATTTCAAGAACATATGCACTTCGCTTAATCTACCATCGGAAGAGATCGGAATACATCCCTTTACCGACGCCTCCAGACTGGTACCGACTCTGGGCATACCCTTCGTCATATTCGGTCCTGGAGACCACAACAGAAGCTATACGGTCGACGAGTGGATCTCGGTCGAGGAGGTCTGTACTGCTGCGGAAGTACTTCTAAGATATGCCATGGGAAACAACGGAAAGTCTTAA
- a CDS encoding TRAP transporter small permease: protein MNLLAKINRFFEIFERNVVAYSIIVMALVSIGNVISRNLFQHSWTYAEEVSQFTIIWVTFIGASYAARKGVHIRMSAIYDVMPETMRKIMMLIMTAGTAFLMFVLCYYSSCYTMKLFISGRMSPALRFPLYLVIMWVPLGFFMTGLQYALTFIKNLRNSEIYVAPNVVDGESETDEFMV, encoded by the coding sequence ATGAATCTACTAGCAAAGATCAACCGTTTCTTCGAGATTTTCGAGAGAAACGTCGTCGCCTATAGCATCATCGTAATGGCGCTGGTCAGCATAGGCAACGTTATAAGTCGCAATCTGTTTCAACATAGTTGGACCTATGCGGAGGAGGTAAGTCAGTTCACCATAATCTGGGTAACGTTCATAGGTGCCAGTTACGCGGCGAGAAAAGGCGTCCATATCAGGATGTCCGCCATATACGACGTGATGCCCGAAACCATGAGAAAGATAATGATGCTCATAATGACCGCCGGAACCGCTTTTTTGATGTTCGTCCTTTGCTACTATTCCTCCTGTTATACCATGAAACTTTTTATATCCGGCCGGATGTCTCCGGCTCTTAGATTCCCTCTCTACCTAGTAATCATGTGGGTCCCTCTTGGTTTTTTCATGACCGGACTTCAATATGCGCTCACGTTCATCAAAAATCTACGGAATTCCGAGATTTACGTCGCTCCTAACGTCGTCGACGGAGAGAGCGAAACCGACGAGTTTATGGTTTAG
- a CDS encoding PucR family transcriptional regulator, giving the protein MKKTPPAVKDRSFAPFAETLLKSGGLEDILRTIHELSGFDCAFKLNSGKLHVFSRNTEFFEQIKTYPHRELLRIFHHTTVSQDNSVVGTLILNRPREDPSSTTDLLENATLALRLLLNRKHSELKVEQRYRDHCVQDLLFSRIRHPDELENRASLFGWDLSGSVTAVVAMAVDTDPEDRIRQTICHRLRSFYPKLIFANVGHHLALLIPSSTNGSKEIFETCRYVRDEITPLKVRLGIGDPRSSFIDAGESYREACQAIEIMDRFLKDWAIARWNELGAYKLLSTLAQKSDGVDFMRQKLSPLVEYDKTNNTELMATLLAIDRGNWNLRTAADSLYVHYNTVKYRFKRICEVLSLDLDDNEQRFAVSLSLRIFLIHDSFKGQSGPSTSS; this is encoded by the coding sequence TTGAAAAAAACTCCACCCGCCGTCAAAGACCGCTCTTTTGCGCCTTTCGCCGAGACCCTCCTAAAAAGTGGAGGACTGGAGGACATTCTCCGAACCATTCACGAACTATCCGGATTCGACTGCGCCTTTAAGCTCAATAGCGGGAAACTACACGTTTTCTCCAGAAATACCGAGTTCTTCGAGCAGATAAAGACCTATCCTCATCGAGAACTACTCCGGATATTCCATCACACGACCGTCAGTCAGGACAATAGCGTAGTGGGGACTCTGATACTTAACCGTCCGCGAGAAGATCCTTCTTCGACTACCGATTTATTGGAAAATGCAACTCTGGCTCTTAGGCTACTGCTCAATAGAAAACACAGCGAGCTCAAGGTGGAACAGAGATACAGAGACCACTGCGTTCAGGACCTTCTTTTCTCCAGGATAAGGCACCCAGACGAACTGGAGAACAGAGCTTCTCTATTCGGATGGGACCTTTCTGGATCTGTGACGGCGGTGGTCGCAATGGCAGTGGATACCGACCCGGAAGACAGGATAAGACAGACCATATGTCATCGACTGAGGTCATTCTACCCTAAGCTTATCTTCGCCAACGTGGGACACCATCTGGCACTTCTGATTCCCTCGTCGACCAACGGCTCCAAGGAGATATTCGAGACTTGTCGCTACGTAAGAGACGAGATAACTCCTCTAAAGGTGAGACTAGGAATAGGAGATCCTCGATCTTCCTTCATAGACGCTGGAGAAAGTTACAGGGAAGCATGTCAGGCTATAGAGATAATGGATCGTTTTCTCAAAGACTGGGCCATCGCCAGATGGAACGAGCTCGGGGCCTATAAACTCCTGTCCACCTTGGCACAGAAGAGCGACGGTGTAGACTTCATGAGACAAAAGCTAAGTCCGCTTGTAGAATATGACAAAACGAACAACACGGAACTGATGGCGACCCTGCTGGCGATAGACAGGGGGAACTGGAACCTCAGGACAGCGGCGGACAGTCTGTACGTTCACTACAACACGGTAAAATACCGTTTCAAGAGGATCTGCGAGGTGCTATCGCTAGATTTGGACGACAACGAACAGCGTTTCGCCGTCAGTCTATCCCTGAGGATCTTTCTCATACACGATAGTTTCAAGGGCCAATCTGGACCATCTACATCAAGCTGA